GACCCCCGATTCCCCTTCGGGCTCCCCCGTGTTGATAACGGCAACTACCTCTGGATACAGATCTTCTATAGTGCACTCAACGAGAACGGGCGGGCGGGCTTTGTGATGGCGAACTCCGCATCCGACGCCCGAAGTTCCGAGTGTGATATCAGGCGGCAGATCATCGCCGACCGTGCCGTCGATGTGATGGTCGCCGTCGGCTCGAACTTCTTCTATACCGTCACCCTCCCCTGCACCCTCTGGTTCTTTGATAAAGCCAAGCGGAAGACCGACCGGGCCGACCAGATCCTCTTCATCGACGCACGGCATATCTACACCCAGGTCGACCGTGCCCACCGGGACTGGACACCCGCACAGATCGAGTTCCTCGCCAATATCGCCCGCCTCTACCGGGGCGAGGCAGCAGAGAACCTCCACGAAAGTGCTGACCTGATGGCTGAGCACTTCCCGGACGGAACCTACATCGATATCCCCGGCCTCTGCAAAGTGGCGACCATCGAGGAGGTGGAGGCACAGGGCTTCAGCCTCAATCCAGGCCGGTATGTGGGAGTGAAGGCACGGGAAGAGGATGACTTCGACTTCAGGGAGCGGCTTGAGGAGCTGAACGAGGAGCTGGAGTTGCTCACCCTGGAGGCGAGGGAGCTTGAGGAGCGGATCGCGGAGAATGTGGGGAAGTTATTGGAGGGGGAATAGGAAAAGATATTACTCCAGACATACAGAAGAGCATAAATTGCTATCTGCGGCAACTATTCGAAATTCCGAAGAGTTCAAATAGATAAGTGAAAAGATGTACAAAAGAGTGTACCTGAAAAGCTACATACTGATCAGATCTTTACCATTAATAAGGATCAAGAGGAGAGCAAGCTCTTGGAATCTCCTGATTATGTAACTTCAGTGTATGATAAATAAATTAGTAAAAATATCAGGGGTGGAGCGGATTTCGTGGCGGGAAAATGGAATAAAATATCTTTAGGTGAGGTTTTAACTTTTCAAAGAGGATTTGATATCACAAAAGCTGAACAAAAGAATGGATCATACCCTGTTTTCTCTTCCTCTGGCTATAAATCAAATCATTCTGAATATAAAGTTCGAGGTCCAGGTGTTATCATTGGTCGAAAGGGTACTTTAGGTACTGTTTTCTATTCAAAAACAAACTTTTGGCCACATGATACCACTCTTTGGGTGAGAGATTTTCACAACAATGAGCCGAAATTCGCTTACTATTTCCTTCAAACAATGGGCTTCGAGCGATTAGATGCTGGAGCCTCAAACCCTACTCTCAACCGGAACCACATACATACCCTTAAAATCAAATGGCCTCCCCTCCCCACCCAACACAAAATCGCCGCCATCCTCTCCGCCTACGACGACCTCATCGAGAATAACACCCGGCGCATCAAAATCCTTGAGGAGATGGCGCAGAACCTCTACCGCGAGTGGTTCGTCAAGTTCCGCTTCCCCGGCCACGAGCACGCCCAGTTTGTGGACTCGCCTCTGGGGCGGATTCCGGAGGGGTGGGAAGTAATGGAGTTAAGAAACATTGTTGTTCTCTGTCGAAATGGTGTTCAACCAAAGGAATATCCAGAAGAAATTTTTGAATACTTTAGTTTTCCTGCATATGATTCAGGGAAGTTGCCTGCAATTGAAAAAGGTAGTGAGATTAAAAGTAGCAAATATCTAGTACCACAGGACTGTGTATTAGTCCCGAAATTGAACCCTCATATATCCAGAGTATGGCTTCCAAAACCAAAAAATAATCTTCGGTCTATAGCTTCAACTGAATATCTCATTTTAGAACCCAAAAGGGGTTCTTCAGCATATTATTATGTTTTTTTTAGTCGACCAGAAATGATAGAGAAACTTGCAGGTCGTGCTGATGGAACATCAACTAGTCATAAGAGACTTAAACCAGTTGATTTTTTAGATCAGTTAGTAGTTATGCCACCAGACTCTATTACGGATTCTTTCGACTTACAAATAATACCTATGATGGATATAATAGATACTTTAATTAATACTAACACCACCCTCCGCACCACCCGCGACCTCCTCCTCCCCAAGCTCATCTCCGGCGGGGTGGATGTTTCAGAAATAGATATAACGATTCCAGTTGAGGTTAAAACATGACTGATACTGTTTTTACAAAAGTTGACTATGATCTCAATTCTCTGATAAAATATATTAGCATGGGGAATATTGGGCTGCCTGATATCCAGCGACCCTTTGTCTGGAAGAATACCAAGGTGCGTGATCTCTTTGACTCAATGTACAGAGGATATCCGGTTGGGTACCTCCTTTTCTGGAAGAATGCTCTTACCGATGATAACCAAATCAATAAAGCGAAAAAAACCATCGGATCAGATCCAAAGCAGAAAACTCCAGATCTTGTCATTGTAGATGGTCAACAGCGCCTAACGTCCCTTTATGCTGTTATAAAGAATATTCCAGTATTACGAGATACCTTTGAGACAGAGCAGATTCGCATCGCCTTTAATCCACTCGAAGAAAAGTTTGAGGTAACTGATGCTGCAATACTTCGTGATAAAGCGTACATTTCAGATATTTCTGTGATATGGAATGATAACACAGATCTCTTTGAAGTTGTTGATAACTATCTGGATGAATTGAGCAAAACCCGTGAAGTAACAGCAGAAGAAAATAAAGCTATTAAAAAAGCCATCAGCAAACTCAATGGCTTGTTGAGCTTCCCATTTACCGCCCTTGAATTGGCATCTGACATCAACGAAGAGGCCGTATCCGAAGTCTTCGTCCGCATTAACAGCAAGGGAACACCGTTGAATCAGGCAGACTTTATCCTGACCCTGATGTCGGTCTTCTGGGATGAGGGGCGTGCCGAACTCGAAAAATTCTGCCGTGAATCACGCAAACCATCAAAAGGAACTGCTTCTCCATTTAACTACTTTATCGAGCCATCGCCAGATCAGCTCCTCCGGGTAAGTGTAGGTGTTGCCTTTAAACGTGCCAGACTCAAGTATGTCTACTCCATCCTGCGGGGGAAGGATCTGGAAACAGAAGAATTCAGTATTGAGAGGCGTGAAAAGCAGTTTGAAATCCTGAAAGACGCCCAGAAAAGAGTCCTGAATCTGCAATACTGGCATGACTTTTTGAACTGCATCCGCCAGGCTGGTTTTCGTAGCAAGGGGATGATCAGTTCAAACAGCAACCTTCTGTTCTCCTATATGCTGTATCTGATCGGCAGAACCGAATACAAGGTTCCAGAGTACGATCTCAGGCAGATTATTGCACGATGGTTCTTTATGTCGGCTGTTACCGGCCGATTTACCAGTTCACCCGAATCTGCGATGGAATTTGATCTTGCCCGGTTGCGGGATGTCAAATCTGCTGATGATTTCGTGAATAATCTGACCAAAATCTGTGAGATTACCCTTACGAACGACTTCTGGGCAGTCAATCTTCCAAACGACCTTGCCACATCATCATCACGGAGCCCGTCACTTTTTGCCTACTATGCAGCCCAGGTATTACTGGATGCAAATGGTTTATTTTCAAAGATAAAAATCGCTGATCTTCTCGATCCAACCACGAATGCACATAAAAGCGCACTCGAACGCCACCATCTCTTCCCCAAAGATTATCTGAAAAACCAGGGATTCCAGGGAACTCGTGAGATTAACCAGATTGCAAACTATGCCCTTGTTGAGTGGGGGGATAACATTCAGATCTCAAATAATGCTCCAGAAGAGTACGTTCCTAAAATAAAAAGCCGGTTTTTTCAATCTGAAATCGAAAAAATGTACCGTCTGCATGCTCTCCCACCAAACTGGGAGCATATGGAATACCGGGACTTTCTGGAGAATCGCAGGGAACTGATGGCACAGATCATCGCAGAAGGGTATAGAATCCTTGTTTCAGGTCAATCAGAGGAAGATACCAGTCCTGATGAAATTAATCTGATATCATTGGTTCAGTCAGGAGAATCCGAAGCAGTTGAGTTCAAGTCCACACTCCGGACGAATCTGCATACAAACAACAGAGATCAGCGAATGGAGCAGTCTGTTCTTAAAACACTCGCCGGTTTCTTAAACACGAATGGTGGAACATTGATCATCGGACTCTCAGATGATGGCAGCCCTGTCGGAATTGATGTGGATGGCTTTGAAAATGAGGATAAGATGAGTCTTCACCTTGTCAATATCATCAAAGCCCGTATGGGGATCTCAGCAATGACCAATGTGCATATTCATTTTGATGATCATAAGAACTCGCGTGTCATGGCCGTGAATTGTCAGAAATCTCCTTCCCCGGTATTTGTGAAAGATAATGAGATAGAACGGTTCTATATCCGGACCGGACCATCCACCACTGAGTTAAGTGCAAGCCAGACACAGGAATTTATCAAACAGAGGTTTCGCTAACGAATCCTCACAGCATTGAGCACCCCCCATGACCACCCCCGCCGATCTCAGCATCCTCCTCCAGGAGGGCGAAGGCGTCACGCTCGAGTACAAGGAGCGAGTGAACGACTCCTTCGCCCGTGAGCTTGTCGCCTTTGCCAATACCGCCGGGGGCCGTGTCCTCCTTGGGGTGCGGGATGACGGGACCGTGAAGGGGATTTCGGATACCAATGATCTCCGTGCCAGAATTCAGGATATCGCCCGGAAATGCGATCCCCCGGTAAAGGTTCTGCTTGAGCGGATCGGCGAGGTGACGGTGGTGACCGTCCGGGAGAGTACAGAGAAGCCGGTCCAGTGCAGTGACGGCTTCTTCTGGCGGCTTGGGGCGGTCTCGCAGAAGCTCTCCCGGAATGAGATCCGGGATCTCTTCCAGCAGGAGGGTGCGATCCGGTTCGATCACTCCGTCTGCACCCGGTTCTCCTATCCTGAGGACTTTGATACCGATAAATTCAGGAACTGGCTTGGAAAGAGCAGCATCTACCGGGATGGATCGGTCGAGGATGTCCTCGTCAATATCGAGGCGGCAGAACGATCAGGGGGGAGGCTCCTCTTCAGGAACGCCGGTGTCCTCTTCTTTGCAAAAGAGCCCCGCCGGTTCTTCAACCAGGCATACATCACCTGCCTCCTCTTCAAAGGCACTGTCAAGGTCCATATCCTTGACCGGAAGGACTTCGACGGCGGCATCATCGCGGATATCGAGGATGCACTCCGTTTCATCGAACGGAACACACGGACCGCATACCGGATCGAGAAACTCCAGCGGGAGGATATACCCGAGTACCCGATGGCAGCACTCCGGGAGGCGATCACAAACGCCGTCATGCACCGGGACTGGTTCTTGGAGGGCGCAAATGTCTTTGTGGAGATATTCACTGATAGAATCGAAGTCTCAAGCCCCGGCGGGCTCCCAAAAGGGATGCAGGTTTCTGATCTTGGCCATAAGAGTGTCCGGAGAAATCCACTCATCGCTGATCTCCTGCACCGGATTGCCTATATCGAAAAAGCCGGAACAGGGATCAAGCGGATGCGGGACGGTGCAACAACGCTTGGCTATCCTGCGCCGGAATTCAGATCAGACAGCTTCTTTTCGGCGATATTCTATCCAATGCCGATTGGTGAGATGGAAAAGGCCGGTGAGGAGACAGGTCGGTACCATGCAAGTACCCCGCAGGTACCCCGCAGGTACCCCGCAAGTACCCCGCAAGTTGTTAACATATTACAAGCCGCATGTGATGAACTCAAATCACGTGATGAGCTTCAGGAAGCTGCGGAACTCAAAGATAGAGAGAACTTCCGTAAAAACTACTTAAAACCCCTTTTAGAAGACGGTTTCCTTGAACCAATGATTCCAGATAAGCCAAGCAGCTCAAACCAGCGGTACCGCACAACCGCCGCCGGACGTGCATTTATCGAAGCGGCTTCGGAGGAGAAGGCCGGTGAGAAAACACGCAGGCACCCCGCAAGTAACCCGCAGGTACCCCGCAGGTACCCCGCAGGTACCCCGCAAGTTGTTAACATATTACAAGCCGCACGTGATGAACTCAAATCACGTGATGAGCTTCAGGAAGCTGCGGGACTCAAAGATAGAGAGAACTTCCGTAAAAACTACTTAAAACCCCTTTTTGAAGACGGGCTCCTTGAACCAATGATCCCAGATAAGCCAAGCAGCTCGAAGCAGCGGTACCGCACAACCGCTGCTGGGCTGGCTCTCATCGAAGCAGCTTTGGAGGAGGAGGAGAGATGACACCGGCAGGGTATACGGAAGACGAACTCGTTGAGAAGCCTGCAATTGAAGTCTTCAGAGAGCTCGGGTGGGAGGCGATCAACGCTTATGACGAGTTCGATCACGGTGTCAGCACCCTGGGCAGGGAGACGAAATCCGAGGTCATCCTCAAGAGAAATCTCCGGGATGCCCTGCTCCGGCTCAACCCGGATGCCCCGCTGGAGGCGATCCATGAAGCCATTGCGGATCTCACCCGTGACCGCTCCCTGATGAGCATGGCCGCCGCCAACCAGGAGATCTATCACCTGCTGAAGAACGGCGTCCGGGTGCCGGTTCCGGACCCCGATGGCGATGGCGAGACGATTGAGCATCTCCGGATCATCGACTGGGAGAAGAGCAGAAACAACGACTTCCTCCTCTGTTCCCAGTTCTGGGTCACCGGGGAGATGCACACCCGGCGGGCCGATCTCGTCGGGTTCGTCAACGGCATCCCCCTCCTCCTGATCGAGCTGAAAGCCGCCCACCGGAGGCTTGAGACGGGATTTTCAGGCAATATCCGGGATTACAAAGACACCATCCCCCAGCTCTTCCGGCCAAATGCGATGATCATCGTCTCCAACGGGAGCCAGAGCCGGGTCGGGAGTGTCACGGCAGGGTGGGAACATTTTGCAGAATGGAAGAAGGTGGGGAGCGAGAGGGAGCCGGGGCGTGTCTCGCTTGAGACGATGCTTCATGGGATCTGTGCACCGGACCGCCTCCTCGATATCGTCGAGAACTTCACTCTCTTCCAGGAGATCCCGGGGGGTCTCATCAAGCTGGTAGCAAAGAATCACCAGTACCTCGGGGTCAACAACGCAATCGATGCCCTCACAGATATCCGTGAACATGATGGAAAACTGGGTGTCTTCTGGCATACCCAGGGGAGCGGCAAAAGCATCTCGATGATCTTCTTCTCCCAGAAAGTGCTCCGTACCATTCCCGGCAACTGGACATTTGTCATCATCACCGACCGGCAGGAACTTGATAACCAGATCTACAAGAATTTCGTATCAGCAGGAGTCGTAACCGAGAGAAGAGCAAAGGCAGATAGCAGTCGCCACCTCCGCCAGCTCCTCACCGAGGATCACCGCTACGTCTTCAGCCTCATTCACAAGTTCAGAACTGAAAAAGGGGAGAGCCACCCTGTGCTCTCTGAGCGGGATGATATCATCGTCATCACCGACGAGGCGCACCGGAGCCAGTACGATACCCTCGCGCTGAATATGAGAACAGCTCTCCCAAACGCCTCCTTCCTCGCCTTTACCGGCACCCCCTTAATCATCACCGAAGAGAAGACCCGGCAGGTCTTCGGCGAGTATGTCAGTGTCTATGACTTCAAGCAGTCGGTCGATGACGGGGCAACGGTTCCACTCTACTATGAGAACCGCATCCCGCAGCTCCAGCTGACAAACGAGAACCTGAATGCAGATATGGCAGAGCTCCTTGAAGCTGCTGAGCTTGACGAGGGACAGGAGAAGAAGCTTGAGCGTGAATTTGCACGTGAATACCACCTGATCACACGGGATGACCGGCTTGAGGCAATTGCACGCGATATCGTCGATCACTTCACAGGACGTGGCTTTCGAGGCAAGGCGATGGTGATCTCAATTGACAAGGCAACTGCCATCCGGATGTATGAGAAGGTCAGGAGCTACTGGGATACCAGGATCAATGAGCTTGTTGCAGAAAGTAACAAAGCAGTTCCCGAAGATCGAAAAGAGATCCTTGAGACGATCGCCTGGATGAGAGAGACGGATATGGCGGTCGTCGTCTCGCAGGGGCAGAATGAGATCAGCGAGATGTCGGAGAAAGGGCTTGATATCCGTCCACACCGCAAGCGGATGGTTGAAGAGGATCTTGAAAAACGCTTCAAGCAGGCAGATGATCCCTTCCGGCTGGTCTTTGTCTGTGCAATGTGGATAACCGGTTTTGATGTACCAAGCTGCTCAACCCTGTATCTCGACAAGCCGATGAAAAACCACAGCCTTATGCAGACGATTGCACGGGCAAACCGGGTCTATCCCGGGAAGGTGAGCGGATTAATCGTCGACTATGTGGGAGTGTTCAGGAATCTTGAGAAGGCCCTCGCCATCTATGGTGCAGGGGGAGAAGGCGATAATCCTGTGGAGGATAAATCTTCCCTCATTGTTGCCCTTCAGACTGCAATATCCGAGACCCGGAGCCTCTGCATGGAGCATGGTGTCGATATTGATGCGATTCAGGCTGCCGAAGGTTTTGAGAGAATCGCCCTGAAGGATCAGGCTGTTGAAGCCCTCCTTGTTTCAGAAGAGGTCAAACGCCGCTTCCTCGATTGGGCAAGCACTGTCTGGCGGCTCTATAAGGCGATCCTCCCCGATCCGGATTCCAGACGGTTTTCCACCCAGGTCCAGCCAATCCGATTCATCGCAGACGCAATCCGCTCGCTCATCATGCCTGTGGATATCTCCAACGTGATGGAGCAGGTGGAGAATCTGCTTGACCGCTCAATTGCAACCGATGGCTACTACATACGGGATAATGATCAGGAATCAGACCAGGATCTCTTTATTGACCTCAGCAAGATAGATTTTGAACAGCTTGGCGGGATCTTCAAGCAGGGGAAGAAACGGACGATAAACGAGAGGCTGAAAGGAAAAGTTGCTCAGAAAATGATGAAGATGATCAGGCTCAACCGCACCCGGATGAACTATCTTGAACAGTTCCAGAAGATGATCGAGGAATATAATTCCGGGAGATTAAGCGACGAGGAGCTCTTCCACCAGCTCGTTGCCTTCACAAAGAGCCTGAATGAGGAGGAGCAGCGGACAGTCAGTGAACAGCTGGATGAAGAGGAGCTTGCCATCTTTGACCTGCTGACAAAGCCAACAATCGAGCTCTCAGCTTCTGACAGGAAGAGAGTGAAGGCAACCTCGAAGAAGCTGCTTACCACCCTGAAGGAGGAGAAGCTGGTTCTTGACTGGCGTAAGCGCCAGCAGACGCTCTCAGATGTCCGCCGTACCATAGAACAGATGCTGGATGAGTGCCTGCCGGACATCTACACGACAGAACTCTATGAAGAGAAGACGGTTGCCGTCTTCCAGCATGTCTATGATGCGTATTACGGGGCCGGGCAGAGTGTGTATGCGGCGGGGTGAAGAGTGGTTGCATAAAAAATAAGTAAACATATCTATATGCATACTACTGGATCTGTGGTCTATTGGTTTTTATCCTTGTTTTTCTAAGCCGGTAAATTGCATACGTTCAAGATATCTTTTCCGAATCTCCATTGCAACACCATCCCCAAACCCCCACACAATTCACCCCCGGCCTATAGAGGATTTATATACAATAATACGAATAAGAGAAGCCACCCGGCAAATCAAAGAAGAAGGAGGGAAGGGAAGGGAAAAACCCATTCTCTTCTAGCAGAGATCCGGAACGGTATCTGCCCACTCCTCCACGGTGTTCATAATGGCGTTGTCCTCAAAGCTCGTGAGCCTGACAACCCGTCTTGCAAATGTGAGAGCATAATTCTCCCCATTCGGATCGCGGCACCTGAGCTGGCATGAGTAGCTGTCCCGTGCAGCATCCCTGTGGGGAGTGCCACCCACTGCTGCTGTCAGGGCAGCATTGTCAAGGACAGCTCCGGCAGCCGCATTCATCCCGGCAGTTGTCTGTGCAGTCACGGTTGCGGCACCAAGCCGCCTCCCCTCAGCATCCAGGTATACGATCCGGGCCGTATACTGCTCACGTCCACGGGTAACCCCGGGGATCGTCTCGCCGCCCTGTTCGTAGGGGACACAGCCAAACGGGTTATCTGCAAGCACGGATCCAACCACGGTATCAAATGCCGCGGTATCGACAAACGGTGTCGGAAGGTTCCGGACCGCTGTCTTGTTGTTTCGTATCTTTACAAAGTCGACAGACATTGTTCTCAACTCGATGCCAGGGGAGGGGATTTGAGAGATGCATTGCCTGCATACCTCCGGACCTCCCTGCTCCCCCGGCACATACACTGTTGGCATACCCGGGTATTGGGAGTCAGCCGACTCCGGAGATTGGACGTGTTTTTTTCCTGGAGACACCGCCTGGAAGGTGGGATGAAAAAAGAGGTTTCTGAAGCAGAAGAGAGTCCTGTTGCTCAAAAAAGAGATGAATGTCACGAAGACCTGCATCCACAGGAGCATCTCTTCCGGTACAGATAGTACCCAAGGCAACAGACAAGAATGATACCGGCACCAAGACCGGCAACAAGACCCATGCTCAGGTGACCTTCCTCAACCTCGACCTCAATCTGGCCGGATTCCCAGACCACGTTTCTTGTTGACTGTTCAAGCAGCTGAAAGACAACATAGGTGTCGCCTTCATGATCACCATAGATATGCACATGATCGCCGTGATCCGAGACACGGGCAAATCCGGCTGGTGCACCATCTGCTATCCGGGCGGACATCGCATAGATGCCATCCGGATTCCTGCTGCCGTGGTACAGCGGAATAAATGCTCCGTCTTCTCCAATGAAGTTCGCCATCAGCTCGATGTCATCGCCCTCATGGATGTGCGGGAGTTCGCCATGCCAGTGGTCATCATGGAAATCCGCAACCACATTTCCGGTGCTCCGGTCAATGATCTCAAGTTCTGCGACCGTTACCTGTGCCGAGGCAGCACTACAGAAGAGGAGTGCTGCAAGCAATACAATTATGATATTCCGAATCATGGTTCATCGTGTCCTGATACGCAGAAAGCGGGTCACAGCAAGCCTTTTTTCAGGGCCACAACACCGCCTGCATCACCACCCTGAGAATCAGGGTTGGTGGATCATTCATTGTCTATTCGGGCATAATGAGAAATCGCCAAAAAAGGTTCGCTTTGGAGAAGAAAAGAGAGATTCTCTCGATTATAGCAGTTTTTCCAAAAATTATGAGGTTTTGCGGACTCAGGCCGGATGCAAGAGTCTCGTCCACACTGACTCCTGTTCACTCCAGGAGAAGGCAGCCGGCGAGGCATGACAACCCGGAGGGGGGAGAAAGAACCCCCCTCTGGTTGGTATCGTGCCAGTATTCCGCACAGAATACGTCAGTTTCTATATGACGATGTCCCGAGTTTTGGATCAAAGACAGAGTCCGCTTCTGCCCTGATCGCATGCGAGTAGAGGGCTAGCGGGATATCCATTGCACAGAGTTCCTCGCACTGGCCGCAGTTGATGCAGGAGTCTGAGATATGGGCAAACCTCCGCATATGGAACATCGGCGGCGGCGGCACCTGGCCGGGACGGACCATTGGTGTTCCGGACTTCAGCTCTTCCTCCTTTGTCATGCAGACCGGGCAGTTCTCAATGCAGGAGTAGCATTTGATGCACCGGGAGGTCTCTTCGTTGATCGCCTTCCAGAGCTCGTCTGAGAGAGACGCAAAGTCCTTTGCCCTCCATTTCTGGCCAAGCTTCAGCATCGAATTCTCGACCTTCTCACGGATCGCAACGCCTTTTGGATCTGCTGCTCCGGTTTCGAGTACACCAGCCTGTACCGCACCATCAACAAGCTGTGCACCTTTCTGAGAGCAGACCTCGACAAAGGTCGCCTTCCCGGCCTTGTCACCGAGAACGCCCCAGTTTCCGCAGGCAAGATCTGCCTGGCGCGGGATCTTGTAGAGGCACCGGCGGCAGTTGCTCCTCCGGCCATAGCCTTCCTCTTCAAGTTCATCAATGGAGATGCCTTTGTGTTCACCGTCTTTGGTGATGACGATGAACTGGCCCTTGTCGATCTCCTCTTTCACAACATCAGCAGGGTCAACACCGAACTTCTCCCTGATCATCTTTGTTGCGTCGATTGGTGCTACCGATCCGCCGCAGTTTAAGCCGATCATGATGATGTTATCCATATTGACCTTGTTCCGCTTCGCAAGCTCAAGGATGCCCATTGTGTCGCACCCTTTCACGGGAAGTGCATACTTCTTCCCGTTTGCTCCCTGCAGGAACTTTGTGAGGATTTTTGAGAGGAGGAGCGTTCCACAGTGGAGCGAGCCCGCACCCTTCTCGATCTCGGCTGGATCGGTGACGACCTCAATTGTGGCATCATAGACATCCGCACCCTTCTTCACAACCAGCACACCATCAACCATCCTGCTCTCAAGGGCATGCTTCAGCAGTGTTGTCACTGCACCGCCGCACTCGCCTTTCTCAAGGCATGCAGCATCTGAAGCCCATGCATATATCATATCGCCTTTTGCTACCATCGTCATCAGGCCTCCTGGATCTTTTCAACGGTGACAGCACAGGCCTTGAACTCCGGAATCTTCGATACAGGATCGAGAGCATCGTTTGTCAGGACATTGGCTGCACATTCTGCGAAGTGGAACGGCATGAACATGACACCCTGCATGATGTCTTTGGTGACACGGGCAGGCACCTTGATCTCGCCACGACGGGTCTTTGCGATGATCAGCTCGTTGTCAGCGATACCAAGGTCTTTGGCATCATCGACATTGATCTCGATCCAGCCGGTCGGAACTTCGCTGTCAAGTGTTGAGGACCGCCGGGTCATACCACCGGTGTGCCAGTGGAACAGGGTACGGCCGGTTGTCAGGATGAACGGAT
The Methanocalculus natronophilus genome window above contains:
- a CDS encoding Coenzyme F420 hydrogenase/dehydrogenase, beta subunit C-terminal domain; translation: MVAKGDMIYAWASDAACLEKGECGGAVTTLLKHALESRMVDGVLVVKKGADVYDATIEVVTDPAEIEKGAGSLHCGTLLLSKILTKFLQGANGKKYALPVKGCDTMGILELAKRNKVNMDNIIMIGLNCGGSVAPIDATKMIREKFGVDPADVVKEEIDKGQFIVITKDGEHKGISIDELEEEGYGRRSNCRRCLYKIPRQADLACGNWGVLGDKAGKATFVEVCSQKGAQLVDGAVQAGVLETGAADPKGVAIREKVENSMLKLGQKWRAKDFASLSDELWKAINEETSRCIKCYSCIENCPVCMTKEEELKSGTPMVRPGQVPPPPMFHMRRFAHISDSCINCGQCEELCAMDIPLALYSHAIRAEADSVFDPKLGTSSYRN